In one window of Carassius auratus strain Wakin chromosome 28, ASM336829v1, whole genome shotgun sequence DNA:
- the LOC113046872 gene encoding aspartate beta-hydroxylase domain-containing protein 2-like — MSWSLDLVPLPPCALMGGPPLSGLLWTVLFLFLWYCYRMGSDPPSNSGMLKSGSGRSSFSRSSSRCTVDPRHSAPKASAAINMETLEEEEGTESYLTPVLSHAPFPTEAAAESRKLYRALQEYAKRYSWAGMGRIHKGLRNQARINDRPSIQKPHLFYLPDVPSIPFFPRDAHRHDIEVLEASYPIIFAEFQAVYQRGIETKLGWSYQGPKGQTVFPLYSAGVCVARNCRACPCTYRTLLSLRTFISSNSLGSAGFWLLGPGATLGGVYGPTNTRLRCHLGLQTPAQCELVVGGEPQCWSEGHCLLVDDSFLHTISHNGGAEDGPRVIFSVDLWHPNVAAAERQALDYIFAPEQ, encoded by the exons ATGTCCTGGTCTCTGGACTTGGTGCCGCTTCCCCCATGTGCGTTGATGGGAGGTCCCCCCCTCAGCGGGCTCCTCTGGACcgtcctcttcctcttcctctggtaCTGCTACCGCATGGGTTCTGACCCACCATCCAATTCTGGTATGTTAAAAAGTGGCTCTGGCCGGTCCTCATTCTCTCGCTCATCCAGCCGTTGCACGGTTGATCCCAGACACTCTGCACCTAAAGCATCAGCGGCCATCAACATGGAGAcgctggaggaagaggagggcaCAGAGAGCTACCTGACACCAGTGTTGAGCCACGCCCCGTTCCCCACTGAGGCTGCTGCAGAAAGCAGGAAGTTGTATAGAGCACTACAGGAGTATGCCAAGCGCTACAGTTGGGCTGGCATGGGGCGAATTCACAAGGGCCTGCGCAATCAG GCCAGGATCAATGATCGGCCATCCATTCAGAAGCCTCATCTCTTCTACCTCCCAGATGTTCCCAGCATACCTTTCTTTCCCAGGGATGCTCATCGTCATGACATCGAGGTTCTGGAGGCCAGCTATCCCATAATCTTTGCTGAGTTCCAAGCTGTGTACCAAAGGGGGATTGAAACAAAGCTAGGGTGGAGCTACCAAGGACCAAAG GGCCAGACAGTGTTCCCGCTCTATAGTGCTGGAGTGTGTGTGGCCAGGAACTGCCGTGCGTGTCCGTGTACATACCGAACGCTCCTCTCTCTCAGAACCTTCATCAGCAGTAACTCTCTGGGATCAGCTGGCTTCTGGCTCCTGGGTCCTGGGGCCACATTGGGAGGGGTCTATGGCCCTACAAACACACGTCTGCGCTGTCATCTGG GTCTTCAGACGCCTGCTCAATGTGAGCTGGTGGTGGGCGGAGAGCCTCAGTGTTGGTCAGAGGGACACTGCCTCCTCGTGGATGACTCCTTCCTGCACACCATCTCCCATAACG GGGGAGCTGAAGATGGTCCCAGAGTTATCTTCAGTGTGGACCTGTGGCATCCTAACGTGGCTGCAGCAGAGAGACAGGCTCTAGACTACATCTTTGCCCCTGAGCAGTAG